Proteins from one Roseovarius nanhaiticus genomic window:
- the metF gene encoding methylenetetrahydrofolate reductase [NAD(P)H]: protein MPAPNVSFEFFPPKSLEASFRLWDTVHTLAPLQPRFVSVTYGAGGTTRELTREAVGTLHGATGLNVAAHLTCVNASRAETMAIADEFQAAGVREIVALRGDAPKGSGGFTPHPEGFANSCELIAALKERDQFTIRVGAYPEVHPEAADENADIDYLKRKFDAGADEAITQFFFDADTFLRFRDRCAAAGIDKPVIPGIFPIENWSGARRFALSCGTSVPEWLDNAFATAERDGRSDLLATAHATEMCSKLMDHGVKDLHFYTLNKPELTRDICHALGVTPKVELRDVA, encoded by the coding sequence ATGCCCGCACCGAATGTCTCTTTCGAATTTTTCCCGCCCAAATCGCTCGAGGCCTCGTTCCGCCTTTGGGATACGGTCCACACGCTGGCGCCGCTGCAGCCGCGCTTTGTGTCGGTCACTTACGGCGCGGGCGGCACGACGCGCGAGCTGACGCGCGAGGCGGTCGGCACACTGCACGGCGCCACCGGGCTGAACGTCGCGGCGCATCTGACCTGCGTCAACGCGTCCCGCGCCGAGACGATGGCCATCGCCGACGAATTCCAGGCTGCCGGCGTGCGCGAGATCGTGGCGCTGCGCGGGGACGCGCCCAAGGGTTCGGGCGGCTTCACTCCCCATCCCGAAGGTTTCGCCAACAGCTGCGAACTGATTGCGGCCCTCAAAGAGCGTGATCAATTCACCATCCGCGTCGGCGCCTATCCCGAGGTGCATCCCGAGGCCGCGGACGAGAATGCCGATATCGATTATCTCAAGCGCAAGTTCGACGCGGGCGCGGATGAGGCGATCACGCAGTTCTTCTTTGACGCCGACACCTTCCTGCGTTTCCGCGACCGCTGTGCGGCGGCGGGCATCGACAAGCCCGTCATCCCCGGTATTTTCCCCATCGAGAACTGGTCGGGCGCGCGCCGCTTTGCCCTCTCCTGCGGCACGTCGGTGCCCGAATGGCTGGACAATGCGTTCGCCACCGCCGAGCGCGACGGGCGCAGCGACCTGCTGGCCACGGCCCACGCGACCGAGATGTGCTCGAAACTGATGGATCATGGTGTGAAGGATCTGCATTTCTACACCCTGAACAAGCCCGAGCTGACACGCGACATTTGCCACGCCTTGGGCGTGACCCCCAAGGTCGAGCTGCGCGACGTCGCCTGA
- a CDS encoding inositol monophosphatase family protein, whose translation MALSANLNVMMKAARKAGRALAKDFREVENLQVSMKGAGDFVSRADIQAEQIIKSELMNARPTYGWLAEEGGEEPGTDPTRRWIVDPLDGTTNYLHGLAHWAVSIALEHKGQVVAGVVYDASKDELFFAEKGEGAWMNESRLRVSGRDKLIESIFATGLPFGGRSDLPHTLQDLARLLPATAGVRRFGAASLDLAYVAAGRYDGFWERRLQPWDMAAGLLIAKEAGALVEPMTEGREILDEGAVICANNAIFGKFAKIIRNQ comes from the coding sequence ATGGCACTCAGCGCAAATCTCAACGTGATGATGAAGGCGGCCCGCAAGGCGGGGCGCGCGCTGGCCAAGGACTTTCGCGAGGTCGAGAACCTTCAGGTGTCGATGAAGGGCGCAGGCGATTTCGTCAGCCGCGCCGATATCCAGGCCGAGCAGATCATCAAGTCCGAGCTGATGAACGCGCGTCCCACCTATGGCTGGCTGGCCGAGGAGGGCGGCGAGGAGCCGGGCACCGACCCCACGCGCCGCTGGATCGTTGATCCGCTGGACGGCACCACCAACTACCTGCACGGCCTCGCGCATTGGGCGGTGTCCATCGCGCTGGAGCATAAGGGGCAGGTCGTCGCGGGCGTGGTCTATGACGCGTCGAAAGACGAGCTTTTCTTTGCCGAGAAGGGCGAGGGCGCGTGGATGAACGAATCGCGCCTGCGCGTGTCGGGCCGTGACAAGCTGATCGAGAGCATTTTCGCCACCGGCCTGCCCTTTGGCGGGCGCAGCGATCTGCCGCATACGCTTCAGGATCTGGCGCGGCTCTTGCCTGCCACCGCAGGCGTGCGCCGGTTTGGCGCCGCGTCGCTGGATTTGGCCTATGTGGCCGCTGGCCGCTATGACGGGTTCTGGGAGCGCCGTTTGCAGCCTTGGGACATGGCGGCGGGCCTTCTGATCGCCAAGGAAGCGGGCGCACTGGTCGAGCCGATGACCGAAGGCCGCGAGATACTGGACGAAGGCGCGGTGATCTGTGCCAACAACGCCATTTTCGGCAAGTTCGCCAAGATCATCCGCAATCAGTAG
- a CDS encoding nuclear transport factor 2 family protein: protein MEELVRVGRDFVEAMRNGRGIEHVDEIYAEYAESVEAVVPPDRDVRIAKGRDAIRAKREDWTASHEIHKLEADGPYVHPPHRFGVRFAVEVTQKATGKKMTLREIAVYTVEAGKIVREEFFMAPK, encoded by the coding sequence ATGGAAGAGCTGGTCAGAGTAGGACGCGACTTCGTAGAAGCGATGCGAAACGGTCGCGGCATTGAACATGTAGACGAAATTTATGCGGAATACGCGGAATCTGTCGAGGCGGTCGTCCCGCCGGATCGGGATGTGCGCATCGCCAAGGGCCGCGACGCGATCAGGGCCAAACGCGAGGATTGGACGGCGTCCCACGAGATCCACAAGCTCGAAGCCGACGGGCCGTATGTCCATCCCCCCCACCGTTTCGGTGTGCGTTTCGCGGTCGAGGTGACACAGAAAGCCACGGGCAAGAAGATGACTTTGCGCGAGATCGCGGTCTATACCGTCGAGGCAGGCAAGATCGTGCGCGAAGAATTCTTCATGGCGCCGAAGTAG
- a CDS encoding VOC family protein, with the protein MKFTRTGIILNTENYSECRDFYGSILELPFLETISHDDGEISVFGLGNSYLMVEQGGAAWSGTKPLDRCPTKFRFNVDDIEAACDWLGAKGVAVEICRHDWGTTAEFADPDGNRCALRSERDFNG; encoded by the coding sequence ATGAAGTTTACCAGAACCGGCATCATTCTGAATACGGAAAACTATTCCGAATGCCGCGACTTTTATGGCTCGATTCTGGAACTTCCATTTCTGGAAACCATCAGCCACGATGATGGGGAGATTTCGGTTTTTGGTCTCGGCAACTCTTATCTTATGGTCGAGCAAGGAGGGGCGGCATGGTCGGGCACAAAACCGCTGGATCGCTGTCCGACGAAGTTTCGCTTCAACGTCGATGACATCGAGGCCGCGTGCGACTGGCTGGGGGCGAAGGGCGTCGCGGTGGAGATCTGTCGACACGATTGGGGCACGACCGCCGAATTTGCGGATCCCGACGGTAACAGATGCGCGCTGAGGTCGGAACGGGATTTCAATGGCTAA
- a CDS encoding DUF2235 domain-containing protein yields MLRKWVRRLYEWALPGGEEHLRAGREGGHARRGPVKHVVILDGTMSSLLPGEESNAGRIFRLLARERGTHLNLYYEAGLQWQDWRSTLGVMMGRGLNRQIRRAYGHLSSRYRPGDTIYLIGFSRGAYAVRSLAGAIERVGLLRAEDAIERNVRQAWRYYRNPPAQGVLEAHRRAHCHAEVPIEMVGVFDSVKALGLRLPLLWRWDAATYAFHSDALGASVRHGYHALALHETRVAYSPVLWRSVPGSCKDVQQMWFRGAHGDIGGHLEGFEPARPLANIPLVWMLERGEAAGLPLPDGWHREIHCDPGAPSVGTWRGWGWLFLLRARREVGVDPSESVHETAGEAAQDMMPDARTPPV; encoded by the coding sequence ATGCTGCGCAAATGGGTCAGGCGGCTATACGAATGGGCGCTTCCGGGTGGAGAGGAACATCTGCGCGCCGGGCGCGAGGGCGGCCATGCGCGGCGCGGACCGGTCAAGCATGTCGTGATCCTCGATGGCACGATGTCATCGCTCTTGCCCGGCGAAGAAAGCAATGCGGGGCGTATCTTTCGCCTGCTGGCTCGTGAACGTGGCACGCATCTGAACCTGTATTACGAGGCGGGTCTGCAATGGCAGGACTGGCGCAGCACGCTTGGCGTGATGATGGGGCGTGGTCTCAATCGACAGATACGGCGCGCCTATGGGCATCTTTCCAGCCGCTACAGGCCCGGTGACACCATCTATCTGATCGGCTTTTCGCGCGGGGCCTATGCCGTGCGCTCGTTGGCTGGCGCGATCGAAAGGGTGGGCCTTTTGCGGGCCGAGGACGCGATCGAACGCAACGTGCGTCAGGCCTGGCGCTATTACCGCAATCCGCCCGCTCAGGGTGTTCTTGAGGCGCATCGCCGCGCGCATTGCCACGCCGAGGTGCCGATCGAGATGGTCGGGGTCTTTGATTCGGTGAAGGCGCTGGGTTTGCGCCTGCCGTTGCTGTGGCGCTGGGACGCGGCGACCTATGCCTTCCACTCGGACGCGCTGGGCGCCTCGGTGCGGCACGGCTATCACGCGCTGGCGCTGCACGAGACGCGCGTGGCCTACAGCCCCGTGCTCTGGCGCTCTGTTCCCGGCTCTTGCAAGGACGTGCAGCAGATGTGGTTTCGAGGTGCGCATGGCGATATCGGCGGCCACCTCGAAGGGTTCGAGCCTGCGCGCCCTCTGGCCAACATCCCGCTGGTCTGGATGCTGGAGCGCGGTGAGGCGGCGGGCCTGCCCCTGCCGGATGGCTGGCACAGGGAAATTCATTGCGACCCGGGCGCGCCATCGGTCGGCACCTGGCGCGGCTGGGGTTGGCTATTCTTGTTGCGTGCGCGGCGCGAGGTGGGTGTGGATCCCTCCGAGAGCGTGCACGAGACCGCAGGCGAGGCGGCGCAGGACATGATGCCAGACGCAAGAACGCCGCCCGTCTGA
- a CDS encoding valine--tRNA ligase translates to MAMEKTFDAAEAEQRLYETWETSGAFKAGANARDGAEPFSIMIPPPNVTGSLHMGHAFNNTLQDILIRWHRMRGFDTLWQPGTDHAGIATQMVTERDMAANGEPTRVEMGREAFVDRVWQQKVKSRGTIIGQLKRLGASADWSREAFTMGGAAGDPDKGNGPNFHDAVIKVFVDMYDKGLIYRGKRLVNWDPHFETAISDLEVENVDTAGHMWHFKYPLAGGATYEYLEKDEDGNVTFRETRDYISIATTRPETMLGDGAVAVHPSDTRYAPIVGQMCEIPVGPKEHRRLIPIITDEYPDPDFGSGAVKITGAHDFNDYAVAKRGGIPCYRLMDTRARMRDDGAPYAEAAALAMEAAKGERELGEAEVDTINLVPDHLRGLDRFEARKRVVEEITEEGLAVMTQAHDPRLGAAAAKPLAPEEGGEAREDTLVPLVEAKQIMQPFGDRSKVVIEPMLTDQWFVDTQQIVGPALDAVRSGEVTILPESDRKVYFHWLENIEPWCISRQLWWGHQIPVWYGLDLERGAFRDDEGDGALDLVEMQRLLWDQSLAPGSDRYHAAPDFGALGDKFADVLAGLPTPLNHARLVEVASREDAMHRLAESLADYVSSQDPTTLVYPVWRDADVLDTWFSSGLWPIGTLGWPDETPELERYFPTSTLITGFDIIFFWVARMMMMQYAVVGQKPFAHVYVHALVRDEKGKKMSKSLGNVLDPLELIEEYGTDAVRFTLTAMAAMGRDLKLSTQRIAGYRNFGTKLWNAARFAEMNGATPAGLGEEYSINTLPRPEETVNRWIIGETAKVRMEVDAALEAYRFNDAASALYAFVWGKVCDWYVEFSKPLLMDGTDAVKRETQETMAWVIDQCLILLHPIMPFVTEELWGSLGSRDKMLIHADWPTYGEGAVDAAADREMNWVISLIEAVRSARAQMHVPAGAKIPLLATSLDEAGRTAWARNEAMILRLARVTGLEHVEAFPKGCATVAVEGGILGLPLADIIDVEAEVARLEKTLGKLDKEIGGLKGRVNNPKFVASAPDEVVEEARENLALRKEEAETLRAALARLQELG, encoded by the coding sequence ATGGCGATGGAAAAGACATTTGATGCGGCCGAGGCCGAACAGCGGCTCTATGAGACGTGGGAGACGTCCGGTGCGTTCAAGGCGGGTGCAAATGCGCGCGACGGCGCCGAGCCCTTCAGCATCATGATCCCGCCGCCAAACGTCACGGGCAGCCTGCATATGGGCCACGCGTTCAACAACACGCTGCAGGATATCCTAATCCGCTGGCACCGCATGCGCGGGTTCGACACGCTCTGGCAGCCGGGAACCGATCACGCCGGCATCGCCACCCAGATGGTGACCGAGCGCGACATGGCCGCAAATGGCGAGCCGACGCGCGTGGAAATGGGCCGCGAGGCCTTTGTGGATCGCGTCTGGCAGCAGAAGGTCAAATCGCGCGGCACCATTATCGGCCAGCTCAAGCGCCTTGGCGCCTCCGCCGACTGGTCGCGTGAGGCCTTTACCATGGGCGGCGCGGCGGGCGATCCCGACAAGGGCAATGGCCCCAATTTCCACGACGCCGTGATCAAGGTCTTTGTCGACATGTACGACAAGGGGCTGATCTATCGCGGCAAGCGGCTGGTGAACTGGGATCCGCATTTCGAGACGGCGATCTCGGATCTCGAGGTCGAGAATGTCGATACCGCCGGGCATATGTGGCACTTCAAATATCCCTTGGCCGGTGGTGCGACCTACGAGTATCTGGAGAAAGACGAGGACGGTAACGTCACCTTCCGGGAGACGCGCGACTACATCTCGATCGCCACCACCCGCCCCGAGACGATGCTGGGCGATGGCGCGGTGGCGGTGCATCCGTCGGACACGCGCTATGCGCCCATCGTGGGCCAGATGTGCGAAATCCCGGTCGGGCCAAAAGAACATCGCCGCCTGATCCCGATCATTACCGACGAATATCCCGATCCCGATTTCGGCTCGGGCGCGGTCAAAATCACCGGCGCGCATGATTTCAACGACTACGCCGTGGCCAAGCGCGGCGGCATCCCCTGCTACCGCCTGATGGATACGCGCGCGCGGATGCGCGATGACGGCGCGCCCTATGCCGAGGCGGCGGCGCTGGCGATGGAGGCGGCCAAGGGCGAGCGCGAGCTGGGCGAGGCCGAAGTGGACACGATCAACCTCGTGCCCGATCACCTGCGCGGGCTGGACCGCTTTGAGGCGCGCAAGCGCGTGGTCGAGGAGATCACCGAAGAAGGTCTCGCCGTGATGACGCAGGCGCATGACCCGCGTCTGGGCGCCGCTGCTGCCAAGCCGCTGGCGCCCGAAGAGGGCGGCGAGGCGCGCGAGGATACGCTCGTGCCGCTGGTCGAGGCCAAGCAGATCATGCAGCCCTTCGGGGATCGGTCCAAGGTGGTGATCGAGCCGATGCTGACCGACCAGTGGTTCGTGGATACTCAGCAGATCGTCGGGCCGGCGCTCGATGCCGTGCGCTCGGGCGAGGTGACGATCCTGCCCGAAAGCGATCGCAAGGTGTATTTCCACTGGCTCGAGAATATCGAGCCGTGGTGCATTTCGCGGCAGCTGTGGTGGGGGCACCAGATCCCGGTCTGGTACGGGCTCGATCTGGAGCGCGGCGCGTTCCGCGACGATGAGGGCGACGGCGCGCTCGATCTGGTCGAGATGCAGCGCCTGCTTTGGGATCAATCGCTGGCGCCCGGCAGCGACCGCTATCACGCCGCGCCCGATTTTGGCGCATTGGGAGACAAGTTCGCCGATGTGCTGGCGGGCCTGCCGACGCCGCTGAATCACGCGCGCCTTGTCGAGGTGGCAAGCCGCGAGGACGCGATGCACCGACTGGCCGAGAGCCTTGCGGACTATGTGTCGAGCCAGGATCCCACCACGCTGGTCTATCCGGTGTGGCGCGATGCGGATGTGCTCGACACCTGGTTCTCCTCCGGCCTCTGGCCCATCGGCACGCTGGGCTGGCCCGACGAGACGCCGGAACTGGAGCGCTATTTCCCCACATCGACACTCATCACCGGGTTCGACATCATCTTCTTCTGGGTCGCCCGGATGATGATGATGCAATACGCCGTGGTCGGGCAAAAGCCGTTTGCCCATGTCTATGTCCACGCCCTCGTCCGCGACGAGAAGGGCAAGAAGATGTCCAAATCCCTGGGCAACGTGCTGGACCCGCTGGAGCTGATCGAGGAATACGGCACCGATGCCGTGCGCTTCACCCTGACCGCCATGGCGGCGATGGGCCGCGATCTGAAGCTTTCGACCCAGCGCATCGCGGGCTATCGCAATTTCGGCACCAAGCTCTGGAATGCCGCGCGGTTTGCCGAGATGAACGGTGCGACCCCGGCTGGCTTGGGCGAAGAGTATTCCATCAATACTCTTCCCCGCCCCGAAGAGACGGTGAACCGCTGGATCATCGGCGAGACGGCCAAGGTCCGGATGGAAGTGGATGCGGCGCTGGAGGCGTATCGCTTCAACGACGCGGCCAGCGCGCTTTATGCCTTCGTCTGGGGCAAGGTCTGCGACTGGTATGTCGAATTCTCCAAGCCTCTGCTGATGGACGGCACCGATGCGGTCAAGCGCGAGACACAAGAGACGATGGCCTGGGTGATCGACCAGTGCCTGATCCTGCTGCACCCAATCATGCCCTTCGTCACCGAAGAACTTTGGGGCAGCCTTGGCAGTCGCGACAAGATGCTGATCCACGCCGATTGGCCGACCTATGGCGAGGGTGCCGTCGATGCGGCGGCGGACCGCGAGATGAATTGGGTGATCTCGCTGATCGAGGCCGTGCGCAGCGCGCGCGCGCAGATGCATGTGCCTGCGGGCGCCAAGATTCCTCTGCTCGCCACCTCGCTCGACGAGGCGGGCCGCACCGCTTGGGCGCGCAACGAGGCAATGATTCTGCGGCTGGCGCGGGTGACCGGGCTGGAGCATGTGGAGGCCTTTCCCAAGGGCTGTGCGACCGTCGCCGTCGAGGGCGGCATCCTTGGCCTGCCGCTGGCGGATATCATCGACGTCGAGGCCGAAGTGGCGCGGCTGGAGAAGACGCTTGGCAAGCTCGACAAGGAGATCGGCGGGCTGAAGGGCCGGGTGAACAACCCCAAATTCGTAGCCTCGGCGCCCGATGAGGTGGTCGAGGAGGCGCGCGAGAACCTCGCCCTGCGCAAGGAAGAGGCCGAGACCTTGCGCGCGGCGCTGGCGCGGCTGCAAGAGTTGGGCTGA
- a CDS encoding LysR family transcriptional regulator, with translation MHIEFRHLRTIRAIHACGGLAKAADQLNITQSALSHQIKGLEDQAGVELFVRRSKPMTLSAAGLRLLRVANKVLPEIEALEAEFSGVRDGSSGRLHIAIECHACFEWLFPVLEAFRKNWPEVDVDIRPGLAFDALPALQKEEVDLVVSSDPEALRGIGFKPLFDYEPVFLASALHPLAQKDFVEAEDFRGQTLITYPVDRSRLDVFTELLTPAKVEPASIRQVELTAVILLLVASNRGVAVLPDWVVRELRTSDDYVVRPITEGGLTKRLYAAIRDDDAAKPFMAHLLKLAREIPVKLQRREKV, from the coding sequence ATGCATATCGAGTTCCGGCATCTGCGCACGATCCGCGCGATCCATGCCTGTGGCGGGCTGGCCAAGGCCGCCGATCAGCTGAACATCACGCAATCCGCGCTCAGCCATCAGATCAAGGGTCTGGAGGATCAGGCGGGGGTCGAGCTTTTCGTGCGCCGCTCGAAGCCGATGACGCTGTCGGCGGCGGGCCTGCGCCTTTTGCGCGTTGCCAACAAGGTGCTGCCCGAGATCGAGGCGCTGGAGGCCGAATTTTCGGGCGTGCGCGATGGCAGCAGCGGGCGGCTGCATATTGCCATCGAATGCCACGCCTGTTTCGAGTGGCTTTTCCCGGTGCTGGAAGCATTCCGCAAGAACTGGCCCGAGGTCGATGTCGACATCCGCCCCGGCCTGGCCTTCGACGCGCTGCCGGCGCTGCAAAAAGAAGAGGTGGATCTGGTTGTCAGCTCCGATCCCGAGGCGCTGCGCGGCATCGGCTTCAAGCCGCTTTTCGATTACGAGCCGGTGTTCCTGGCCTCCGCGCTGCACCCGCTGGCGCAGAAGGACTTTGTCGAGGCCGAGGATTTTCGCGGCCAGACGCTCATCACCTATCCGGTGGATCGCTCGCGTCTGGATGTCTTTACCGAGCTTCTGACGCCCGCCAAGGTCGAGCCTGCAAGCATTCGCCAAGTGGAGCTGACGGCCGTTATTCTGCTGCTGGTGGCGTCGAATCGCGGCGTCGCCGTGCTGCCGGACTGGGTGGTGCGCGAATTGCGCACGAGTGACGATTACGTGGTGCGGCCCATCACCGAGGGCGGGCTGACCAAACGCCTATACGCTGCGATCCGCGATGACGACGCGGCCAAGCCCTTCATGGCGCATCTGCTGAAACTGGCGCGGGAGATCCCGGTGAAATTGCAGCGGCGAGAGAAGGTCTAG
- a CDS encoding GFA family protein translates to MKGTCHCGAVELRVTLSDGLNTARRCDCSFCARRGAAAVTAPLDGVEVVRGADKLTLYTFGTHTAQHHFCSICGIYTHHRRRSNPNEYGVNLGILEGAHPRDMGDIGWVDGINHPSDR, encoded by the coding sequence ATGAAAGGCACCTGCCATTGCGGCGCGGTCGAGCTGCGCGTGACCCTGTCGGACGGTCTGAACACCGCCCGCCGCTGCGATTGCAGCTTTTGCGCCCGGCGCGGGGCGGCGGCGGTCACGGCGCCGCTGGACGGGGTGGAGGTGGTGCGCGGCGCGGACAAGCTGACGCTCTACACTTTCGGAACGCATACGGCGCAGCATCATTTCTGTTCGATCTGCGGGATCTACACGCATCACCGACGCCGCTCAAACCCCAATGAATATGGGGTGAACCTGGGCATTCTGGAGGGCGCGCACCCGCGCGATATGGGCGATATCGGCTGGGTCGACGGGATCAATCACCCGTCGGATCGGTAG
- a CDS encoding rhomboid family intramembrane serine protease, which produces MFPIRDHNPSGRMPYVTYALMAANIGIFLSYWPLFGDPEALNVFYVNWAMIPARILYAGNYETLISSMFLHGGWLHLAGNMLFLWIFGDNLEDEMGHLPYLGFYIASGVGAGLVQMLSEPLSVIPTVGASGAIAGVMGGYLLLYPRAKVDILIIIVFFVRILPLPAWIMLGLWFAFQLFGGLSMPTEGGGVAYWAHAGGFVIGAILTLPLLIRRGGTAFWDRTDGHPPHPEATYDLARTRIPKVRRK; this is translated from the coding sequence ATGTTTCCCATCCGCGATCATAACCCCTCGGGGCGCATGCCCTATGTTACCTATGCGCTGATGGCCGCCAATATCGGCATATTTCTCAGCTATTGGCCTCTTTTTGGCGATCCCGAGGCGTTAAATGTTTTCTACGTCAATTGGGCGATGATACCGGCGCGCATCCTTTATGCGGGCAATTACGAGACGTTGATTTCATCGATGTTTTTGCATGGCGGCTGGCTGCATCTGGCTGGAAACATGCTGTTTCTCTGGATCTTCGGCGACAACCTTGAGGATGAGATGGGCCACCTGCCCTATCTTGGCTTCTACATCGCCAGCGGTGTCGGCGCCGGCCTTGTCCAGATGCTGTCCGAGCCTTTGTCGGTGATCCCGACCGTCGGCGCATCGGGGGCCATTGCGGGGGTGATGGGGGGCTATCTGCTACTTTATCCCAGGGCCAAGGTCGATATTCTGATCATCATCGTCTTTTTCGTCCGCATCCTGCCCCTGCCGGCCTGGATCATGCTGGGCCTGTGGTTTGCTTTTCAGCTCTTTGGCGGGCTGTCGATGCCCACCGAGGGCGGCGGCGTTGCTTATTGGGCCCATGCGGGCGGCTTTGTCATCGGGGCGATCCTGACGCTGCCCCTGCTGATACGGCGCGGCGGCACGGCATTCTGGGACCGCACCGACGGGCATCCGCCCCACCCCGAGGCCACCTATGATCTGGCGCGCACGCGCATCCCGAAAGTGAGGCGAAAATGA